The genomic region ACGGCTgagctaaaaatacatttgaagtGTTTTAAAGGTCATTTACCATACTGTTACAATATAGGTAAcatctgcagggaaaaatattaattttggttttcctttttaaatataagacaCTTTTTATTGTAAAACATCCTTCATACACGATTTTCCAAACTGATCATCTTGAGGCATTTTTCTGCAATCTTTCCCCTTATCTTTTCTTCAAGcaattctcttatttttaacttgGAAAGGCATAAAGTATGTTTGGCTTGCTTGTtacaaaatgataaagaaaagttttttcttcccctggaaATTTTTTGTCccctgggatttttttcttcccctggtTCTAGCAGGTTTTATAAATCCAGACATCTTTACCAGAACAAATCTCCAGCCcagcaacagcagaagcaaaaaaaaataataaaccactagtaattttaattaacataCAAGTGTtatcttcatcttcctcttaGTTACTTAAGTAAAGAATGAATCTGAAAATACTAATCCAGTTCTGATATTGATTACATGTCAAGTTTCATTCTGGTTTGAGTTTTatatttgaggggaaaaaataagtgcaaaacataaaagcaaCTTTGTGTTTGCAGGAGAAATAGTGTAATGAAACCATCCTTATCCTTAATGAACCAGCTTGGCAGATAACTGTATATCTACTAAAGGATCCAAATATGAGAAAGAGCAGTTTTGGTTTCCAAAATAATCACCAAGTTCCTCTTTCTGTAAAGATTTCTGCACGTATTCACTCATGTGAGCCTCCCATTAGCCTTCACAAAAAATGATCTTGTTCAGCAGGATGcacctcattaaaaaaaaataagtgctaAAGTCATTAGGGTAACACATGCTTTAAAGTCAGATCTATTCTTAATAATTTTGTTAATTGAGAGCCGAATTGCCTAGTGCTTTGCTGGATTGAGTCTATGTTACAGAAAGCATAAGTCACGTGAGGTTTCTGCCACAGATAAGAGTTGGTGTATTTTGTCTGGCCCCAGCCTGCATTTGCTTAGCACCGCTACGTGCAGGCAGAGTTTGTTCATCTCCTGCAGCAGATGAGACAACACAACCTGCTTGCCATTTTGACCCATAAGTAAATGTTGTTAAATCTAGAACTTAAAACGCAGAAAGACATAACAGCCACTGAGTGTAATGAGTCTCAACGCTGATGTGGAAATGCTGTTTAAAAGCTCAGGATGTTCATGAATCTCTTCCACCATCTGATGAACCTAAAACGAAAAGGGACACAGTAAGCATCCACTTTGCTAGCCTGGATAACGCTGTTGGCAAACAAAAACTGGTGCAGATCACAAAGATGTTTTGCCAACTGCAAAAATTTTGTGTTGCAAAAGTGGAAAATCCCAATGCAGTGTTTGATCGAAGTATAATCCAATCATGCATACAGCCTGGGAGAGAAACAATTAAATGAAGGCTTTTGCAggacaagaggaagaaaaaggtcagaatttatcattaaaatgtGAACTGCGCAAACTACAGTAAACATGTTGTTCTGAACAATCCTccctggaagaaaaatactagAAATGGTGCTACAGGAAACACCCCCAGCCAAATCAGCGCAGATACAGATAGaggtatgtatttttaaaggaaacatgaGCGTACAACTGAGTAGAGGTGACAGCGATGAGACAACCCGCATAGAGGTGGGTTCAGAAACTCAGAATTTGTTCAGGAGTGGAAATTGGAGCAAGGCTGAAGTTACAAGAGCTGCTACTCTGGTGTggtggaggggatgggggcagcTCCTTGTGCTCGGGCCGAGCCCCGAGCAAGCACCCATGGTGCGTGTCCTTCACGGCAACCACCACAGCCACCTCTGCTGGAATTACGGCCAGCGTTCGGCAACGCAACAGGGGATCCTGATACCCCTTTTCGAGCTGCTTCTGCCCgccctaataataataataatgaagtcAAATACagctcggctcggcccggctcCGCCCGTCGGGGCCGCGCTGCTGCTGACTCAGCCGCGGGGGGGCCCCGCAGGCGTGGCGGCCGCCTCCGGGGCCATAAAGGGCCGCGGCCGGAGCCCGCCCCGGCCTCTCCTCGGTGTGAGGTGCCGCCGGCAGCATGACGGCCATCGGGGCGCAGGTAGGGCGGAGGCAGCCCCCTGGGCCCCGCGGGGCTCGGAgcgggtggggatggggggaaggAAGCTCCAGCTCCGGGCGCCCCCTCGGTGCTGTGTccaccccccccacctccagccCGTCCCTGCTGGGACCCCCAGGCGAAGAGCCGGGCTCGGGGtgggggcagagctgtgggggCTGCACCCCTGGGaccccctcctgctccctccatCCTTTTCCCCgtcctctgcttcctccagcccgggcagggagcaggatgaGGCTCTGCACGGAGCCCCAGCCCCCGACGTGCAGGCAGGCAGCGCCAAAATCACCTCAAGCGCTGCCACCACCCGTCCTGCGAGTCCCCCTCTGCCTCgtccccacagcctcctgcctTCCCAAAACACTGCTCCTAACTCTATTTATCCTTCCCCTGAAGGCACAGAGGCTGCTGGCGCAGCGGAGACCGCAGAAAGCCTTCTTCGAGACGCTGATCAGGAGCCTGATCATCCTGTGCGTGGCCATCGCCGTCGTCCTCTCGTCCATCTCCGTCTGTGACGGCCGCTGGCTGCTGGCGAGGGCCGAGCTCTTCGGGCTGTGGCACTTCTGCACCGTCAGCAACAGCAGCGTCCTGAAGTGCAGCACCGACCTGGGGCTGGCCAACGTGGAGGGGCTGAGCGTGGGCATGATTCCCATCAGGAGCATGGTGTCCTTCGCCGTCGTGGTCGCGATCTTCGGCCTGGAGCTGCTGATGGTCTCCCAGGTCTGCGAAGACGCCAACTGGAGGCGCAAGTGGTCGATGGGCTCGGTCCTCATCCTTGGCTCGTTTCTGCTGTCGGCCGCTGGGGTTCTGAGCTTCTCCATCCTCATGAAGGATCACCTCACCTTCATGGGCTTCACGCTGACGTACTGGTGCGAGTTCATCGCggcctttctcttcttcctcaacGGGATCAGCGGACTGCACATCAACAGCATAACGCACCCCAGGAACAGGGTAGGAAAAATCTAGGCGCCGAGGGTGTACTCTGCCTTTGTGTAATCAGCTTTGCCAATtagactggaaagaaaaaaaaggggagtcTAATGAAGTTTGAAAAGGACACCATGCCTTAAATCACGTGCAAGGAGGGAAGCGTGAGGCAGATAATTGCAGAAGACTTGCCCAGCAGTCAGCGTGGAGGCTGGgactggctgctgctggcacgcAGCTTCCTGGGGGAATGGATGAAGAAGGAGGCTTCCTGCTGAGCctgtggaggaggagcaggctgCAACCTACACAAGTGGGATCAGCTTTTGAGGCTTACCCGAAGCCTGTACTGGTGTGGGT from Aythya fuligula isolate bAytFul2 chromosome 6, bAytFul2.pri, whole genome shotgun sequence harbors:
- the TMEM37 gene encoding voltage-dependent calcium channel gamma-like subunit, which codes for MTAIGAQAQRLLAQRRPQKAFFETLIRSLIILCVAIAVVLSSISVCDGRWLLARAELFGLWHFCTVSNSSVLKCSTDLGLANVEGLSVGMIPIRSMVSFAVVVAIFGLELLMVSQVCEDANWRRKWSMGSVLILGSFLLSAAGVLSFSILMKDHLTFMGFTLTYWCEFIAAFLFFLNGISGLHINSITHPRNRVGKI